From the Maioricimonas rarisocia genome, one window contains:
- the nusA gene encoding transcription termination factor NusA, with protein sequence MNGTEVLRIVDAIHRDKNIDKEIVFEGIEQAILSAARKHYGEERDIRVVIERENGQVDAWLDGEEIPADEIEMLGRISAQTAKQVMIQKIREAERDSLFDEFEEQRGQLVTGVITRLDHGVATVNIGKVEALLPRSEQVPGESHRVNERVRAVILDVRKSGSRVKIILSRVHPELVRRLFEVEIPEVSERVIEVRSLAREAGYRSKVAVSCYDNSIDCVGACVGVRGSRIKTIVDELAGERIDIVRWNDSLQVLIPNALQPAEVEDVILCPMLGRVIVLVRDDQLSLAIGKKGQNVRLASKLVGWDIEVMTRDELDEQLDRSVEAFSVVPHVTEELAEMLVSQGFFSFDDLSVIEPDQLAELGGLTPEQCDEIVEHADRESEREEQEAERRKQVERQARAAGIQPPPARKSRASAEATPEEAAATAGEESAGVDEAVASETDEAEPAVTESSADATAEAAEEDVETAEVEPTESEEAGEVAAEQTGEAVDGADDATVRTEQPVDEQATSTQPVDSTPTAAAGEGEAADDEASEADRKVTTPQAEQA encoded by the coding sequence ATGAATGGCACTGAGGTCCTGAGAATCGTCGATGCAATTCATCGCGACAAGAACATCGACAAGGAGATCGTGTTCGAGGGGATCGAGCAGGCCATCCTTTCGGCTGCCCGCAAGCACTACGGCGAGGAACGGGATATTCGCGTTGTCATCGAACGCGAGAATGGACAGGTCGACGCCTGGCTGGATGGCGAAGAGATTCCCGCCGACGAGATCGAAATGCTCGGCCGGATTTCGGCGCAAACCGCCAAGCAGGTGATGATTCAGAAGATTCGCGAAGCCGAACGCGATTCCCTGTTTGACGAGTTCGAAGAACAACGTGGCCAGCTCGTGACCGGCGTAATTACCCGGCTCGACCACGGCGTCGCCACCGTCAACATCGGGAAAGTGGAAGCACTGCTGCCTCGCAGCGAGCAGGTGCCCGGCGAATCGCACCGCGTCAACGAACGCGTGCGGGCCGTTATCCTGGATGTCCGCAAGTCCGGCAGCCGGGTGAAAATCATACTGTCGCGCGTTCATCCGGAACTGGTGCGGCGATTGTTCGAAGTCGAAATTCCCGAAGTGTCCGAACGGGTCATCGAGGTTCGTTCGCTGGCACGCGAAGCAGGTTACCGGTCGAAAGTTGCCGTCTCCTGCTATGATAACAGTATCGATTGTGTCGGAGCCTGCGTCGGCGTTCGCGGCAGCCGCATCAAGACGATTGTCGATGAGCTGGCCGGTGAACGGATCGACATCGTTCGCTGGAACGACTCGCTGCAGGTGCTGATCCCCAATGCCTTGCAGCCGGCCGAAGTTGAAGACGTGATCCTGTGCCCGATGCTGGGGCGGGTGATCGTCCTCGTGCGGGACGACCAGCTGTCGCTGGCGATCGGCAAGAAGGGGCAGAATGTCCGGCTGGCGTCGAAGCTGGTTGGCTGGGACATTGAGGTGATGACGCGGGACGAACTGGACGAGCAGCTCGACCGCTCGGTCGAAGCCTTCAGCGTCGTGCCGCATGTGACCGAGGAGCTGGCCGAAATGCTGGTTTCTCAGGGCTTCTTCAGCTTCGATGACCTGTCGGTGATCGAGCCGGACCAGCTCGCGGAGCTGGGTGGCCTGACCCCCGAGCAGTGCGACGAAATCGTCGAGCATGCCGATCGTGAGAGCGAGCGGGAAGAGCAGGAAGCCGAACGTCGCAAGCAGGTCGAGCGACAGGCGCGGGCAGCAGGGATTCAGCCTCCACCGGCCCGGAAGTCGAGGGCGAGTGCAGAGGCGACTCCTGAAGAGGCGGCAGCCACCGCCGGGGAAGAGTCTGCTGGTGTGGATGAGGCCGTCGCATCGGAGACAGACGAAGCAGAGCCGGCGGTGACAGAATCGTCGGCCGATGCGACAGCAGAAGCCGCGGAAGAAGACGTGGAAACAGCAGAAGTCGAACCAACGGAATCAGAGGAAGCCGGCGAAGTCGCTGCAGAACAGACTGGTGAGGCCGTTGACGGGGCGGATGACGCCACGGTCCGAACGGAACAGCCGGTCGACGAACAGGCCACCTCCACACAACCGGTCGACAGTACGCCGACGGCCGCAGCAGGTGAAGGCGAGGCGGCAGACGACGAGGCTTCGGAAGCGGATCGCAAAGTGACGACACCCCAGGCGGAACAGGCTTGA
- the infB gene encoding translation initiation factor IF-2 produces the protein MKIRIFALAKELGLDSKELIQRCNEAGLNVKSSPLASISPEERDMVLELIRKKEEGGGGPEPGPSAPPTPSRDPAAPERMGKVRQIRNLGPLAGSMRSRRGGRDEDESPDAEVEAAQEALAAETGQPQPVAEAEATPAPEEAAVTTEVATEEAPAEAEGGEVPEVAAEAEEETQVVQTVEAAAEAETGIEEPPEAAAETEAAEAVESEEIAAEDRLAEDEAPPESEEGEGGETRKSGISRDEYVAPGGTGLSGIREMKPRGSIRGVGGKARKAKEKDKDKEKEKEREKKKAPQLPSLATPNFKPPAAPERKEGPAQKPDLPLTADILKQKSPLASILKKHKDDTKKGRRDRDEEESTPRRGKPAAAAGLGLSEAREERRRKRQRSRVDEEERPGGRSIARAPKRQRRSSGPKELKSSATVTLPISIRELSEELGRPARDLLGILFRAGQMVKITDLLDDEETVLELGLEMGVEIEVEREEDLEDRLTERFEKGSEDFGVPLESRAPIITVLGHVDHGKTTLVDRLRSTNVVASEAGGITQHIAAYQVEHDGKKLTFVDTPGHAAFGEMRARGANVTDIVVLVVAADDSVMPQTLECISHAKAAGVPIVVAMNKVDLPDINEQKVLTDLSQHNVLPSEWGGDTEVVRISALKGTGIDDLLETLLLTAELHEYTAPVEIPGEGVCLEAFRDEGLGPLAWFVVRRGQLRIGDIIVCGNAYGRVRAMYNDRDEEIQVAGPSDPIKVAGLVEVPGAGDHFFVMSDLDDARQIAEERQVRGRTELLARRGGPKRLEDFFADGDGSSRDLPLILKADTPGSIEALRSELQKFEHEEVRIDIIHEGVGGVNESDVTLAASAGAIIIAFHVIPEDRAVSLAHQEGVDIRRYNIIYNVTDEIKQALEGLLRPEEVEVATGRAIVLRTFSISRTGTIAGCRILSGTIERNNRVHVIREQRILNDYPIASLRREKDDVREVREGMECGIRLDGFNDVKEGDLLEAFRVEERKRTLED, from the coding sequence TTGAAGATTCGGATTTTCGCTCTGGCGAAAGAACTCGGTCTGGACAGCAAAGAGCTCATCCAGCGCTGCAATGAAGCAGGGCTGAACGTGAAGAGTTCGCCGCTGGCGAGTATCTCGCCAGAAGAACGCGACATGGTGCTGGAGCTGATCAGGAAGAAGGAGGAAGGTGGCGGCGGTCCGGAACCGGGCCCCTCAGCTCCTCCAACCCCCTCGCGCGACCCTGCGGCGCCTGAACGGATGGGGAAGGTCCGGCAGATCCGCAACCTCGGCCCGCTGGCCGGCTCGATGCGTTCCCGTCGTGGGGGACGTGACGAGGACGAATCTCCCGATGCCGAAGTCGAAGCCGCTCAGGAAGCGCTCGCGGCCGAGACCGGGCAACCGCAACCGGTGGCCGAGGCCGAGGCAACGCCCGCCCCCGAAGAAGCTGCGGTGACCACCGAAGTCGCGACCGAAGAAGCTCCGGCCGAAGCCGAAGGGGGCGAGGTGCCCGAGGTCGCTGCCGAAGCTGAAGAGGAAACGCAGGTGGTTCAGACCGTTGAGGCGGCAGCCGAAGCCGAGACCGGCATCGAAGAACCGCCTGAGGCCGCTGCAGAGACCGAAGCGGCTGAAGCCGTCGAATCCGAAGAGATCGCTGCTGAAGATCGCCTTGCCGAAGACGAAGCGCCCCCGGAATCCGAAGAGGGCGAAGGCGGCGAAACCAGGAAGTCCGGCATCAGCCGCGACGAATACGTGGCTCCCGGAGGGACTGGATTGTCCGGAATTCGTGAGATGAAGCCCCGCGGCTCGATTCGGGGTGTTGGCGGTAAGGCCCGCAAGGCCAAGGAGAAAGACAAGGACAAGGAAAAGGAAAAGGAACGCGAGAAGAAGAAGGCGCCACAGCTGCCCAGCCTGGCGACTCCGAACTTCAAGCCGCCCGCTGCTCCGGAACGCAAGGAAGGTCCCGCCCAGAAGCCGGACCTCCCGCTGACCGCGGACATCCTCAAGCAGAAGAGTCCGCTCGCGAGCATCCTCAAAAAGCACAAAGACGACACCAAGAAGGGCCGGCGGGACCGCGACGAAGAAGAAAGCACACCTCGCCGCGGGAAGCCGGCTGCCGCCGCCGGACTCGGGCTCTCCGAAGCCCGCGAGGAACGCCGTCGCAAGCGGCAGCGGTCCCGCGTGGACGAAGAAGAGAGACCTGGCGGCCGTTCAATCGCCCGCGCTCCGAAGCGGCAGCGACGCAGCAGCGGCCCGAAGGAACTGAAGTCTTCGGCCACCGTCACCCTGCCGATCAGCATCCGGGAGCTCTCCGAGGAACTCGGTCGTCCCGCCCGCGACCTGCTGGGCATTCTGTTCCGGGCCGGGCAGATGGTGAAAATTACCGACCTGCTCGACGACGAAGAGACTGTCCTCGAACTCGGCCTCGAGATGGGCGTCGAGATCGAAGTTGAACGCGAAGAAGACCTCGAAGATCGACTGACCGAACGGTTCGAGAAGGGCAGCGAGGACTTCGGTGTGCCGCTCGAGTCGCGAGCGCCGATCATCACCGTTCTCGGTCACGTCGACCACGGCAAAACCACGTTGGTCGACCGCCTGCGATCGACCAACGTGGTGGCGTCCGAAGCAGGGGGAATCACCCAGCATATCGCCGCCTACCAGGTCGAACACGACGGCAAAAAGTTGACGTTCGTGGATACACCCGGTCACGCCGCCTTCGGCGAAATGCGGGCCCGCGGTGCGAACGTCACCGACATCGTCGTGCTGGTGGTTGCGGCCGACGACAGTGTCATGCCGCAGACCCTGGAATGTATCAGCCACGCGAAGGCCGCCGGTGTGCCGATCGTGGTTGCCATGAACAAGGTCGACCTGCCCGATATCAACGAGCAGAAGGTCCTGACCGACCTGTCGCAGCACAACGTGCTCCCCTCGGAGTGGGGTGGAGACACCGAAGTCGTGCGGATTTCGGCCCTCAAGGGAACCGGCATCGACGACCTTCTCGAGACGCTGCTGCTGACGGCCGAACTTCACGAGTACACCGCACCGGTCGAGATTCCCGGCGAAGGGGTCTGCCTCGAAGCGTTTCGCGACGAGGGACTCGGCCCGCTCGCATGGTTCGTCGTCCGCCGCGGACAGTTGCGGATCGGCGACATCATCGTCTGTGGCAACGCTTACGGGCGTGTGCGGGCGATGTACAACGACCGCGACGAAGAGATCCAGGTGGCCGGCCCGTCCGATCCGATCAAGGTGGCCGGACTGGTCGAGGTTCCGGGGGCCGGAGATCACTTCTTCGTGATGTCCGATCTCGACGATGCCCGTCAGATTGCCGAGGAACGCCAGGTGCGTGGCCGCACCGAACTGCTGGCCCGCCGCGGTGGACCGAAGCGACTCGAAGACTTCTTCGCAGATGGTGACGGATCTTCGCGGGATCTGCCGTTGATTCTCAAGGCGGACACGCCGGGATCGATCGAGGCACTTCGCAGCGAGCTGCAGAAGTTCGAGCACGAAGAAGTGCGGATCGACATTATCCACGAGGGTGTCGGCGGCGTGAACGAGAGTGATGTCACGCTGGCGGCCTCTGCGGGGGCGATCATCATCGCCTTCCACGTCATTCCGGAAGACCGGGCGGTCAGCCTGGCTCATCAGGAAGGGGTGGACATCCGGCGGTACAACATCATCTACAACGTGACGGACGAGATTAAGCAGGCCCTCGAGGGGCTGCTGCGACCGGAAGAAGTCGAAGTGGCGACCGGACGGGCCATCGTCCTGCGGACGTTCAGCATCAGCCGGACCGGTACGATTGCGGGCTGCCGCATCCTCAGCGGAACGATCGAGCGGAACAACCGCGTCCACGTGATTCGCGAACAGCGGATTCTCAACGACTACCCGATCGCTTCGCTGCGTCGTGAAAAGGACGATGTGCGGGAAGTACGCGAAGGAATGGAATGCGGGATCCGGCTGGACGGGTTCAACGATGTGAAGGAAGGGGACCTTCTGGAAGCCTTCCGTGTCGAGGAACGCAAACGCACCCTCGAGGACTGA
- the rbfA gene encoding 30S ribosome-binding factor RbfA: protein MGTRRTAKVAEAIRQVVSTAVLFELRDPRVSDTTILSVEVPTDLRTAKIRVSVLGDERDQKLCMQGLNSARGFLQSRIADRLDLRYTPVLTFVLDDGIKKSIEASRILREIAEQRQPDSPDAGDAEVEQESAPHEAAEPESSSDSDADSVQ, encoded by the coding sequence ATGGGAACGCGTCGTACGGCGAAAGTCGCGGAAGCGATTCGGCAGGTGGTCAGCACGGCTGTGCTGTTTGAGCTGCGGGATCCGCGAGTCAGCGACACTACCATCCTCTCGGTCGAGGTGCCGACCGACCTGCGGACTGCGAAGATCCGTGTCTCCGTTCTGGGGGACGAGCGGGATCAGAAGCTGTGCATGCAGGGGTTGAACTCCGCCCGGGGCTTTCTGCAGTCGCGGATCGCCGACCGGCTCGACCTTCGTTACACGCCGGTGCTGACCTTCGTGCTCGACGACGGCATCAAGAAGAGCATCGAGGCGTCCCGGATTCTTCGTGAAATTGCCGAACAGCGTCAGCCCGACTCGCCGGACGCCGGCGACGCCGAGGTGGAACAGGAGTCTGCCCCGCACGAGGCCGCCGAGCCGGAGAGTTCCTCCGATTCCGACGCGGACTCCGTGCAGTGA
- a CDS encoding tetratricopeptide repeat protein produces the protein MVASWWRNGALSRMMLALLILACGIGLRPAAAADQPPAPPTADPLDDASITGLPLQPADDPPTRFEPRQPRSDAERQRLSSLAWFMTGQLHQTRQEFDEAVAAFRKAVKVDPTSIDAYRSLIPLLYTRADDEAEREEARELALQAAGRADDGFDLVRGLAAVMARAGDVDEAATLLGKALEISDLEAGSLTELLLRRDIGLFYRLGGDGEKAAESYRLVFKALQATGDDALSEEDRTKLLGDPGTTFDEMGRVFLDAKLPDLAVKAFEEAARYRASRPAIHSYNLATVFRQTGQPEKALDELQKYFDAELQSKGRAAYQLLKELLEELDRSDELLPKLELLAERDPRNNPLQYFLADEYVASDKLEEAEELYSETLGGTQDPRGAVGLVAVYRRQARPEKLLEALTRAFTVVPMPEDEETLQRLNEDLRELSLRFADEVNALAEDKDVLDGLMELGRKLHSGDEPKLEFVQAYFLGKLAVQAERTEDVENFYRRAIDMRNDPPAVLFRELGEYLVDAKEYGKAARVYEEAANHTSDTLQELRWMFLYFQSFALEYDGATDAALAAINEARGLRPDNAALRFQAGWIHYHARQWDKAIEIFEDVIARASSPDEKELLRRAQFVLSSIYVQQDNMEKGEQILEDVLADEPDNVQANNDLGYLWADQGKNLEQARKMIEKAIAAEPDNPAYLDSMGWVLYQLGEFEEARSYLLQATEKDGGEDSTIFDHIGDCEQKLGNEEAARTAWEKAVELESEKASPDEELLEKIRSKLGRDDGEQKEDAAAEADDT, from the coding sequence ATGGTGGCAAGTTGGTGGCGGAATGGTGCGCTCAGCCGGATGATGCTGGCGCTGCTGATACTGGCGTGTGGAATCGGCCTTCGACCTGCTGCCGCGGCCGATCAGCCCCCCGCACCGCCGACGGCCGATCCGCTCGACGACGCTTCAATCACCGGCCTTCCGCTGCAGCCGGCCGACGATCCGCCCACCCGTTTCGAGCCCCGCCAGCCGCGGTCCGACGCGGAACGGCAGCGACTCTCGTCTCTTGCCTGGTTCATGACCGGACAGCTTCACCAGACGCGGCAGGAGTTTGACGAGGCGGTTGCGGCTTTCCGGAAGGCTGTCAAAGTCGACCCCACCTCGATCGATGCCTATCGCTCACTCATCCCGCTGCTGTACACCCGCGCCGACGACGAAGCCGAACGCGAAGAGGCCCGCGAACTGGCCCTTCAGGCGGCCGGCCGGGCAGACGACGGATTCGATCTTGTCCGGGGACTGGCGGCCGTCATGGCCCGGGCGGGGGACGTGGACGAAGCGGCGACTCTGCTCGGCAAGGCGCTCGAAATCTCGGACCTCGAAGCCGGTTCGCTGACCGAACTGCTGCTCCGTCGCGACATCGGGCTCTTCTATCGACTGGGCGGGGACGGAGAAAAAGCGGCCGAATCGTACCGGCTCGTCTTCAAGGCACTGCAGGCGACCGGCGACGATGCGTTGTCGGAAGAGGATCGCACGAAGCTGCTGGGGGACCCCGGTACGACCTTCGACGAAATGGGACGGGTTTTTCTCGACGCGAAACTGCCCGATCTGGCGGTGAAAGCATTCGAGGAAGCGGCCCGATACCGTGCCAGCCGACCTGCCATTCACAGCTACAACCTGGCCACGGTCTTCCGGCAGACGGGCCAGCCCGAGAAAGCGCTCGATGAACTGCAGAAGTATTTTGATGCCGAGCTGCAGTCGAAAGGGCGGGCCGCCTACCAGTTGCTGAAGGAACTGCTGGAGGAACTCGATCGGAGCGACGAACTGCTGCCGAAGCTCGAACTGCTCGCCGAGAGAGATCCGCGGAACAATCCGTTGCAGTACTTCCTCGCAGACGAATACGTCGCGAGCGACAAACTGGAGGAAGCGGAGGAGCTGTACTCGGAGACGCTCGGCGGGACGCAGGATCCTCGCGGGGCCGTCGGGCTCGTGGCAGTCTATCGCCGTCAGGCTCGTCCCGAGAAGCTGCTCGAAGCGCTCACCCGGGCGTTCACCGTTGTCCCGATGCCCGAAGACGAAGAGACGCTGCAGCGGCTCAATGAGGATCTTCGCGAACTGTCCCTGCGGTTCGCCGACGAAGTCAACGCCCTGGCCGAAGACAAGGATGTGCTCGACGGGCTGATGGAACTGGGCCGCAAGCTGCATTCCGGGGACGAGCCGAAACTCGAGTTCGTCCAGGCGTATTTCCTGGGCAAACTGGCAGTCCAGGCGGAGCGGACCGAGGACGTCGAGAACTTCTACCGCCGGGCGATCGACATGCGGAATGATCCCCCGGCCGTGCTGTTTCGCGAGCTGGGCGAGTATCTCGTCGATGCCAAGGAGTACGGCAAGGCCGCGCGCGTCTACGAAGAAGCCGCCAACCACACGTCCGACACTCTCCAGGAACTGCGGTGGATGTTCCTGTACTTCCAGTCCTTTGCTCTGGAGTACGACGGAGCGACCGACGCGGCTCTGGCGGCGATCAACGAGGCACGGGGATTGCGGCCGGACAATGCGGCACTGCGATTCCAGGCGGGGTGGATTCACTACCACGCCCGGCAGTGGGACAAGGCGATCGAGATCTTCGAGGATGTGATCGCCCGGGCCAGCAGTCCCGACGAGAAGGAGCTGCTGCGACGAGCTCAGTTCGTCCTCTCCAGCATCTATGTCCAGCAGGACAACATGGAGAAGGGGGAGCAGATCCTCGAGGACGTGCTTGCGGACGAGCCGGATAACGTCCAGGCCAATAACGATCTGGGCTACCTCTGGGCCGATCAGGGCAAGAACCTCGAGCAGGCTCGCAAGATGATCGAAAAAGCGATCGCGGCCGAGCCCGATAACCCCGCCTACCTCGACAGTATGGGCTGGGTTCTGTATCAGTTGGGCGAGTTCGAGGAGGCCCGGTCGTATCTGCTGCAGGCCACCGAGAAAGACGGCGGCGAGGACAGTACGATCTTCGATCACATCGGCGACTGCGAGCAGAAGCTCGGAAACGAAGAGGCCGCCCGCACCGCATGGGAGAAGGCCGTCGAGCTGGAGTCCGAGAAGGCGTCGCCGGACGAGGAACTGCTCGAGAAGATCCGCAGCAAGCTCGGCCGGGACGACGGCGAGCAGAAAGAAGACGCGGCCGCGGAGGCTGATGACACGTAG
- a CDS encoding YebC/PmpR family DNA-binding transcriptional regulator, producing MAGHSHFANIVHKKGRADKKRGALFGKLSRAIMAAARRGGGDPTANLALRYAIDRAKKNSMPKDNIERAIKKGCGETDGEDFAELVYEGYGAGGVAVMCDALTENRNRTAGEIRKTFEVHGGNLGNTGCVAWMFERKGLFTIPVEAIGEDDLMELALEAGADDVRRSGEYYEVTCPVDDYQQVADAFESAELPTDVSEISRIPSNTVDLEVEDGKRVLRLLEALEENEDVQGVTANFNIPDEIMAEVMSED from the coding sequence ATGGCTGGACATTCACACTTTGCGAACATCGTTCACAAGAAGGGGCGCGCCGACAAGAAGCGGGGAGCTCTGTTCGGCAAGCTGAGCCGCGCGATTATGGCCGCGGCACGACGCGGCGGTGGAGATCCGACGGCAAACCTGGCGTTGCGTTACGCGATCGACCGGGCCAAGAAGAACAGCATGCCCAAGGACAACATCGAGCGCGCCATCAAGAAGGGGTGCGGCGAGACCGATGGCGAAGACTTCGCCGAACTCGTCTACGAGGGCTACGGAGCCGGTGGCGTTGCCGTCATGTGCGATGCTCTGACCGAAAACCGCAATCGGACGGCAGGCGAGATTCGTAAGACGTTTGAGGTCCACGGTGGCAACCTCGGAAATACGGGGTGCGTCGCGTGGATGTTCGAACGGAAGGGGCTGTTCACGATTCCGGTCGAAGCCATCGGCGAGGACGACCTGATGGAACTGGCTCTCGAGGCCGGTGCCGACGACGTTCGCCGCTCGGGCGAGTACTATGAAGTGACCTGTCCGGTCGATGACTACCAGCAGGTCGCCGATGCGTTCGAGTCCGCCGAACTCCCCACCGACGTCTCCGAAATCTCGCGGATTCCGAGCAACACCGTCGATCTGGAAGTCGAGGACGGCAAGCGTGTCCTGAGGCTGCTCGAAGCACTCGAGGAGAACGAGGACGTGCAGGGCGTCACGGCGAACTTCAACATCCCCGACGAGATCATGGCCGAGGTCATGAGCGAGGATTGA
- the ruvB gene encoding Holliday junction branch migration DNA helicase RuvB: MVRETVFQGGSGSGDEPPRRPPGGSPPGGPPPGSPPPGQPFNPDDDQFDEALRPKHLEQVIGQAKVVERIQVMLDATRKRGDTLGHLLLDGPPGIGKTTLATVIPRELGVELQIAAGPALSAPKDLLPYLTNASPGSVLFIDEIHRLPAAVEEFLYPAMEDFRIDIALGDGLNARTINMQLKPFTVIGATTRAGMLTAPMRDRFVYREHLDFYEVEDLVEIIRRNAVKLRTTITDTAAFEIARRSQGTPRKANNLLLRTRDVATLRDDKGEITTEVAAEALEMLEIDTFGLERQDRRYLETLMDIFGGGPAGLQAIAHSMSVPPDTLEDDIEPFLLRSGLIQRTPRGRVATDAAYRHVGRTPPRTPGNADDSDDEPPQKKLF; this comes from the coding sequence ATGGTCCGCGAGACAGTTTTTCAGGGAGGATCCGGAAGCGGCGACGAACCTCCGCGCCGCCCGCCCGGCGGCTCGCCCCCGGGGGGGCCGCCACCAGGCAGTCCGCCACCAGGTCAGCCGTTCAATCCCGACGACGACCAGTTCGACGAAGCCCTCAGGCCCAAACATCTCGAGCAGGTCATCGGACAGGCCAAGGTCGTCGAACGCATCCAGGTGATGCTCGATGCCACCCGCAAGCGCGGCGATACGCTCGGCCATCTGCTGCTCGATGGCCCGCCCGGCATCGGCAAGACCACGCTGGCGACGGTCATTCCCCGCGAACTGGGCGTCGAGCTTCAGATTGCTGCCGGCCCGGCCCTCTCCGCTCCCAAAGACCTGCTGCCGTACCTCACCAATGCCTCACCCGGCTCGGTGCTGTTCATCGATGAGATCCACCGGCTGCCAGCGGCGGTCGAAGAGTTCCTGTACCCGGCGATGGAAGACTTCCGCATCGATATCGCGCTGGGTGACGGCCTGAACGCCCGCACCATCAACATGCAGCTCAAGCCGTTTACGGTGATCGGTGCCACAACCCGCGCCGGCATGCTGACGGCACCGATGCGGGACCGCTTCGTCTACCGCGAGCACCTCGACTTCTACGAAGTGGAAGACCTGGTCGAGATCATTCGCCGCAATGCCGTGAAGCTGCGGACGACAATCACCGATACCGCCGCCTTCGAGATTGCCCGCCGCAGCCAGGGGACCCCCCGCAAGGCGAACAACCTGCTGCTGCGAACGCGCGACGTTGCGACGCTGCGGGACGACAAGGGTGAGATCACGACTGAAGTGGCTGCAGAAGCACTGGAAATGCTCGAGATCGATACCTTCGGCCTCGAACGCCAGGACCGCCGCTACCTCGAAACGCTGATGGACATCTTCGGCGGTGGTCCGGCAGGACTGCAGGCGATCGCGCACAGCATGAGCGTTCCTCCCGACACACTCGAGGATGACATCGAACCGTTTCTGCTGCGGTCCGGTTTGATCCAGCGGACGCCGCGCGGACGAGTGGCGACCGATGCGGCTTACCGGCATGTGGGACGGACGCCGCCCCGCACGCCCGGTAATGCGGACGACTCCGACGACGAGCCGCCGCAGAAGAAGCTGTTCTGA